One Kitasatospora sp. MAP12-44 DNA segment encodes these proteins:
- a CDS encoding sortase-dependent protein: MAGSASAHHPTINETCTAVTVDLTDYSADATNTVTVTIGGKVLVDHQSFKTTFHQVFPLAANQTPPSAVLDVLTTDDPKGTNGWSGHFPATPPTNCVTPTPTPTPTPTPTPTPTPTPSTPAPTSAKPTTPAPKPTTPAPKPSATGPSLAFTGGGSDAGLIAGVGGAVVVLGGGLVFMSRRRAGRH; this comes from the coding sequence TTGGCTGGTAGCGCGTCGGCGCACCACCCCACGATCAATGAGACCTGCACCGCGGTCACGGTCGACCTCACCGACTACAGCGCGGACGCCACGAATACGGTCACTGTGACCATCGGCGGGAAGGTTCTGGTCGACCACCAGTCCTTCAAGACGACCTTCCACCAGGTCTTCCCGCTGGCGGCGAACCAGACGCCGCCGTCGGCGGTTCTGGATGTCCTCACCACGGACGACCCCAAGGGGACGAACGGGTGGAGTGGCCACTTCCCTGCGACTCCTCCCACGAACTGCGTCACGCCGACTCCCACGCCGACGCCGACTCCCACGCCGACCCCCACCCCGACTCCGACGCCGTCCACCCCCGCGCCCACGTCGGCGAAGCCGACCACGCCGGCGCCGAAGCCCACCACCCCCGCGCCGAAGCCGAGTGCCACTGGGCCGTCGCTCGCCTTCACCGGTGGTGGTAGCGACGCCGGGCTGATCGCCGGGGTCGGCGGCGCTGTCGTCGTCCTCGGCGGTGGGCTGGTCTTCATGAGCCGTCGCCGCGCCGGCCGCCACTGA
- a CDS encoding heme o synthase gives MTAVDSRPAGVLGTTPAHRPFGARVGAFVALTKPRIIELLLMSTVPVMFLAQRGVPNLLLVLYVVIGGYLSAGGANALNMYIDRDIDAVMSRTERRPLVTGMVAPREAVVFGIALGVASTLWLGLLVNWLSAGLALAGYLFYVFVYTLGLKRRTAQNIVWGGIAGCMPVLVGWAAVTDSLSRAPFVLFLVIFFWTPAHYWPLSMKVRDDYAKAGIPMLPVTAGNLAVARQIVAYSWVMVAVSLTLWPLAHTSWLYPVAAVLLGAVWLREAHGLLSRAKSGVVGAALKEMRLFHWSITYLTLLMVVIAVDPFLR, from the coding sequence GTGACCGCCGTTGATTCCCGCCCCGCCGGGGTCCTCGGGACGACCCCCGCGCACCGGCCGTTCGGGGCCCGTGTCGGGGCATTTGTCGCACTGACCAAGCCTCGGATCATCGAGCTGCTGCTGATGAGCACTGTTCCGGTGATGTTCCTGGCACAGCGCGGCGTCCCAAACCTGTTGCTGGTGCTCTACGTGGTGATCGGCGGCTACCTCTCCGCGGGTGGCGCCAACGCCCTCAACATGTACATCGACCGTGACATCGACGCCGTCATGTCGCGCACCGAGCGCCGGCCGCTGGTGACCGGGATGGTCGCGCCGCGCGAGGCGGTGGTCTTCGGCATCGCGCTGGGCGTCGCCTCGACGCTGTGGCTGGGGCTGCTGGTCAACTGGCTCTCCGCCGGGCTGGCGCTGGCGGGTTACCTCTTCTATGTCTTCGTGTACACGCTGGGCCTGAAGCGGCGGACCGCGCAGAACATCGTCTGGGGCGGCATCGCCGGCTGCATGCCGGTGCTGGTCGGCTGGGCGGCGGTCACCGACTCGCTGAGCCGGGCGCCGTTCGTGCTCTTCCTGGTGATCTTCTTCTGGACCCCGGCGCACTACTGGCCGCTGTCGATGAAGGTCCGCGACGACTATGCGAAGGCCGGCATCCCGATGCTGCCGGTCACCGCCGGCAACCTCGCGGTGGCCCGTCAGATCGTCGCCTACTCCTGGGTGATGGTCGCGGTCTCGCTGACGCTGTGGCCGCTGGCGCACACCAGCTGGCTCTACCCCGTCGCGGCGGTGCTGCTCGGCGCGGTCTGGCTCAGGGAGGCGCACGGGCTGCTGTCCCGCGCCAAGAGTGGTGTGGTGGGCGCGGCGCTCAAGGAGATGCGGCTGTTCCACTGGTCGATCACCTATCTGACGCTGCTGATGGTGGTCATCGCGGTGGATCCCTTCCTGCGGTAG
- a CDS encoding COX15/CtaA family protein, whose product MRTPFSLLAERWHPSAALVRRAALSAVVMSVVIVVTGGAVRLTGSGLGCDTWPTCTPQSLTPTPAMGLHGIIEFTNRMLTYVLCAAVGWTILAARCATPWRRSLTRMGWAQFWVVMSNAVLGGITVLTGLNPYLVAAHLIAAMALVWIAVVTWERAKEGDGPVRPAVARPLTQLAYVLVGVTGLLVAAGTLVTGAGHHPGDSSDVPRIALNYDRLAQLHADFAFITIGLSLAVIFVLAAVKAPAAARARSHELFVVLLAQGVLGFVQYFTDVPELLVGVHMLGASLTWIAAVRIPLALRTRGDGLDSDEPPAALPAQTPQQVAAV is encoded by the coding sequence GTGCGTACCCCCTTCTCCCTGCTCGCCGAACGCTGGCACCCATCCGCCGCTCTTGTGCGACGGGCCGCGCTGAGCGCGGTGGTGATGAGCGTCGTCATCGTGGTCACCGGCGGCGCGGTCCGGCTGACCGGCTCCGGGCTCGGCTGCGACACCTGGCCGACCTGTACGCCGCAGAGCCTCACGCCGACGCCGGCGATGGGCTTGCACGGCATCATCGAGTTCACCAACCGGATGCTGACCTACGTGCTGTGCGCGGCGGTCGGCTGGACGATCCTGGCGGCGCGCTGCGCGACGCCTTGGCGCCGGAGCCTGACCCGGATGGGCTGGGCGCAGTTCTGGGTGGTGATGAGCAACGCGGTGCTCGGTGGCATCACCGTGCTGACCGGGCTCAACCCGTACCTCGTGGCCGCGCACCTGATCGCGGCGATGGCCCTGGTCTGGATCGCGGTGGTGACCTGGGAGCGCGCCAAGGAGGGTGACGGACCGGTGCGCCCGGCGGTCGCCCGGCCGCTGACCCAACTCGCGTACGTGCTGGTCGGCGTGACCGGTCTGCTGGTGGCGGCGGGGACGCTGGTGACCGGCGCGGGCCACCACCCGGGCGACTCCAGCGACGTGCCGCGGATCGCGCTCAACTACGACCGACTGGCGCAGCTGCACGCCGACTTCGCGTTCATCACGATCGGCCTGTCGCTGGCGGTGATCTTCGTGCTGGCCGCGGTCAAGGCACCGGCGGCCGCGCGGGCCCGGTCGCACGAGCTGTTCGTCGTCCTGCTCGCGCAGGGCGTGCTCGGCTTCGTGCAGTACTTCACGGACGTCCCGGAGCTGCTGGTCGGCGTGCACATGCTGGGCGCCTCGCTGACCTGGATCGCCGCCGTGCGGATCCCGCTGGCCCTGCGCACCCGCGGCGACGGCCTGGATTCGGACGAGCCGCCGGCCGCCCTGCCCGCTCAGACCCCGCAGCAGGTCGCGGCGGTCTGA
- a CDS encoding ABC transporter ATP-binding protein, with translation MQSEPPAVEVAGLVKRYGSKTAVDGLDLSIARGTVTAVLGPNGAGKTTTIETCEGYRRPDAGTVRVLGLDPAADSRQLRPRIGVMLQAGGVYAGARAVEMLQHTAKLHADPLDVDTLVERLGLGSCGRTTYRRLSGGQQQRLALAMAVVGRPELVFLDEPTAGLDPQARHATWELVRDLRRDGVTVVVTTHYMDEAEQLADAVAIVNRGKVIAAGSPEQLCRGGAESSLHFAGPPGLDLGSLTKVLPDGAAAVELAPGSYRIEAPMDPRLVATVTTWCADAGVLPEKLTVQRRSLEDVFLELTGRELRS, from the coding sequence ATGCAGAGTGAACCCCCCGCCGTCGAAGTGGCCGGCCTGGTCAAGCGGTACGGCTCCAAGACGGCGGTGGACGGCCTCGACCTGTCCATCGCCCGCGGGACCGTCACCGCCGTGCTCGGCCCCAACGGCGCCGGCAAGACCACCACCATCGAGACCTGCGAGGGCTACCGCCGCCCGGACGCCGGCACGGTGCGGGTGCTCGGCCTCGACCCGGCCGCCGACTCCCGGCAGCTGCGGCCGCGGATCGGCGTGATGCTGCAGGCCGGTGGCGTGTACGCCGGAGCGCGCGCCGTCGAAATGCTCCAGCACACCGCCAAGCTGCACGCCGACCCGCTCGACGTGGACACCCTGGTCGAGCGCCTCGGCCTCGGCTCCTGCGGCCGCACCACCTACCGCCGGCTCTCCGGCGGCCAGCAGCAGCGCCTCGCGCTGGCGATGGCCGTGGTCGGCCGCCCCGAACTGGTCTTCCTGGACGAGCCGACGGCCGGCCTGGACCCGCAGGCCCGGCACGCCACCTGGGAGTTGGTCCGCGACCTGCGCCGGGACGGCGTCACCGTCGTGGTGACCACCCACTACATGGACGAGGCCGAGCAGCTCGCCGACGCCGTCGCCATCGTCAACCGCGGCAAGGTGATCGCCGCCGGCAGCCCCGAGCAGCTCTGCCGGGGCGGCGCCGAGAGCAGCCTGCACTTCGCCGGCCCGCCCGGCCTGGACCTCGGCTCGCTGACCAAGGTGCTCCCCGACGGCGCGGCGGCCGTCGAACTCGCCCCCGGCTCCTACCGGATCGAGGCGCCGATGGACCCGCGACTGGTCGCCACCGTCACCACCTGGTGCGCCGACGCCGGCGTGCTGCCCGAGAAGCTGACGGTGCAACGGCGCAGCCTCGAAGACGTCTTCCTCGAACTGACCGGACGGGAGCTGCGCTCGTGA
- a CDS encoding ABC transporter permease, with product MTTPGTYTPAPGGAPIGRMLLAQTAFETKMLLRNGEQLLLTVVIPTVLLVLFSAVDVVSVTGPGKRVDFLAPGLLALAVMSTAFTGQAIATGFERRYGVLKRLGASPLPRWALLTAKTGCVLVTEALQVALLSVIALALGWSPHGNPLAVAALLILGTAAFSGLGLLMAGTLRAEATLAGANLVFILLLLAGGVIVPLEKFPSAVRGALELLPISALSDGLRSVLQNGAGVPWSDLATLAVWAVLGLAAAARFFRWE from the coding sequence GTGACCACCCCAGGCACCTACACCCCCGCCCCCGGGGGCGCCCCGATCGGGCGGATGCTGCTGGCGCAGACCGCCTTCGAGACGAAGATGCTGCTGCGCAACGGCGAGCAGCTGCTGCTGACCGTGGTCATCCCGACCGTGCTGCTGGTGCTCTTCAGCGCCGTCGACGTGGTGTCGGTGACCGGCCCCGGCAAGCGCGTCGACTTCCTGGCCCCCGGCCTGCTGGCGCTCGCGGTGATGTCCACCGCCTTCACCGGCCAGGCCATCGCCACCGGCTTCGAGCGCCGCTACGGCGTGCTCAAGCGGCTGGGCGCCAGCCCGCTGCCGCGCTGGGCGCTGCTCACCGCGAAGACCGGCTGCGTGCTGGTCACCGAAGCCCTCCAGGTGGCGCTGCTCTCGGTGATCGCGCTGGCGCTCGGCTGGTCGCCGCACGGCAACCCGCTGGCGGTGGCCGCGCTGCTGATCCTCGGCACCGCCGCGTTCTCCGGCCTCGGCCTGCTGATGGCCGGCACGCTGCGCGCCGAGGCCACGCTGGCCGGCGCCAACCTGGTCTTCATCCTGCTGCTGCTGGCCGGCGGCGTGATCGTGCCGTTGGAGAAGTTCCCCTCCGCCGTCCGCGGCGCGCTGGAGCTGCTGCCGATCAGCGCACTCTCCGACGGGCTGCGCTCGGTGCTGCAGAACGGCGCCGGGGTGCCCTGGTCCGACCTCGCCACCCTCGCCGTCTGGGCCGTCCTCGGCCTGGCCGCGGCAGCCCGTTTCTTCCGCTGGGAGTAA